In Nomascus leucogenys isolate Asia chromosome 8, Asia_NLE_v1, whole genome shotgun sequence, a single genomic region encodes these proteins:
- the LOC100597101 gene encoding 60S ribosomal protein L38, which translates to MPRKIEEIKDFLLTARRKDAKSVKIKKNKDNVKFKVRCSRYLYTLVITDKEKAEKLKQSLPPGLAVKELK; encoded by the coding sequence ATGCCTCGGAAAATTGAAGAAATTAAGGACTTCCTGCTCACAGCCCGACGAAAGGATGCCAAATCTGTcaagatcaagaaaaataaggaCAACGTGAAATTTAAAGTTCGATGCAGCAGATACCTTTACACCCTGGTCATCACTGAcaaagaaaaggcagagaaactGAAGCAGTCCCTGCCCCCTGGTTTGGCAGTGAAGGAACTGAAATGA